The genomic segment GCGGTGGGCATCGGCCTCGCGGTCGCCGGACTGCTCCTGGTCTTCGCGTCGTTCAACGGTCTGGAGGAGCGTCTCGACCGCCTCGCCGCCCGCACACCGGTCGAGGCTGCCGCAGGAGAACCCGCCGTCGGGCTCCTCTCGGCCCCGTCGTACTTCCGGGAACGCGAGCTGACCGCGGTCTACCTCGAACCCTGGCACTCCGACGCTCCGGTGCCGCCCGGGCTCGGTGACGTCCCGGCGCCCGGGCAGGCCGTCGTGTCTCCCGCCCTCGCCGACCTCCTCGCCTCGCAGGACGGCGCGTTGCTCCGCCCGCGCTTCGCCGAGCTCGACATCGTGGGCACCATCGGCGTCGAAGGGGTGGCCGAACCCGACGAACTGCTCTACTACGTGGGCGACGAGGGCTTGCGGGACGCGCCGAGCGTCGTGGCGGTCGGCGGCTTCGGTGTCCCGAGCGCGCCCCTGAGCCTCGGCCCGCTCGTGGTCGTCGAGTTCCTCGCGGGCGCGGTGCTCATCAGTCCGCTGCTGGTCCTCGTCGCGTCCAGCAGCAAGTTGGCCGGCTCCGAGGGCGAGCGGCGATTGTCCGCGATCCGGCTCGTGGGAGCCGGGGCGGCGCAGATCAGACGCATCGCGGCGGCCGAAACGCTCGTGGGCGTGCTGCTGGGGATGGTGCTCGCCGTCGCCTTCTTCTTCCTCGGCCGCCCGCTGGTGGTGGCCGCCGACCTCGCCGGGCTCACCCTCTACGAGGACGCGCTCGTGCCGCCGTGGCAGGCGGTCGTGGCCGTGGCCCTGCTGACACCGGCCGTCGCGATCGGTTGTGCTCTGGTCGGGTTGCGCGACGTGGTGGTGGAGCCCTACGGCGTCGTCCGCCACAGCGAGCCGATCCCGCGGCGAGGGCGGTGGCGCATCCTGTTCGTCGCGCTGGGGTTGTCGCTGTTCTTCCCCGACGTGTGGGCGGGCGTCGACGGAGACAGCCGGCTCGTGGGGGTCTTCGCGGCTGCGGGCACGTTCGTGCTGCTCATCGGCGTGCCGGTGTTGCTGCCGTGG from the Saccharomonospora azurea NA-128 genome contains:
- a CDS encoding FtsX-like permease family protein, coding for MNVFSDFALGARLAFGAGRRRGLALLRTVFAAVGIGLAVAGLLLVFASFNGLEERLDRLAARTPVEAAAGEPAVGLLSAPSYFRERELTAVYLEPWHSDAPVPPGLGDVPAPGQAVVSPALADLLASQDGALLRPRFAELDIVGTIGVEGVAEPDELLYYVGDEGLRDAPSVVAVGGFGVPSAPLSLGPLVVVEFLAGAVLISPLLVLVASSSKLAGSEGERRLSAIRLVGAGAAQIRRIAAAETLVGVLLGMVLAVAFFFLGRPLVVAADLAGLTLYEDALVPPWQAVVAVALLTPAVAIGCALVGLRDVVVEPYGVVRHSEPIPRRGRWRILFVALGLSLFFPDVWAGVDGDSRLVGVFAAAGTFVLLIGVPVLLPWLAERLVRGLRGGPPSWQLGVRRLQMDVGTPARVVAGITVVLAAAVAIQTLVTPMSSPPPHESARASVVVSVGWENRVEELVRDVPGVEQVEPGHFVLDPADLDATERLRNAVAPLGRQAMVYRDADVDAQGNKLATLHIILGTACSFALLLSIGNLVVLASAQVWQRRRAFAALRAAGLPRGVLTRSLLWQNGIPVVVGVLVSSATGLGVAGLFARLLDVPVHVDWAVLTVYSVGAVIGVGVLTVAAVTALASVDREPSLRVE